From Sporolactobacillus pectinivorans:
GTACGTAATCGAATACATCATTTTCCGCTGTTCAGGCGTACTGACATCAATCAGCATCGCGTCATTTGCCGGACCGGCAAGTCCCCAGGAAATACTGTTCACAACCATCATCATAAAAGTGACCGATGGGGAAACAAAAAATGGTGAATTGCACAGCATCATGATGATAAAAGCTGTGAGACGTGCTATTTCAGCGCAAAGCATCACTTTTTTGCGGCCAAACTGATCGGATAAATAGCCGCCAAGAAAAGAATTGGCAATACCTATAAAAACAGTAATCAGCAGCAGCAGGCCGGTTGACTTGGCACCAAAATGCTGTGCCAGATAGATTGTCATAAATGGAAAAATCATTCCACCGACAAAACGGCTTGTGAATGTTTCGATGATTCTGATCTTAATATTTTTATGAAAGTCTCTGAATCTCATATTATTCCTTCTTTCCGGCCAAACACATTGGAAAACAGTCAAAAAATACCGCTGACCTGCAGTACCTTTACTTTATAGTGAAAACATCGGGAAAACCAAGTATAGCATGAAATAACGACGGGAGGAACCCAGTCGTGTTCCTTTTTTGAAATAGCGGCTCTGTCTCTCTGCTTACCCACGGGTGGCCGGCTCTAAAGAATCAGGAAGGACTCCATTCCATTTAATTGGAATTGCCGTGGAACTTGCGGATTATTAACACCCAACAGCATTGTTTTTATAAGATGAAGAAAATAATGTGCTACGATAGAATCAAATATTATTTTTATATCTCCTTTGAATCTCAGTCAAAGAATCGAGGCGAGAGACCGATGAAGATTAAAGTCAATGATGTGACTTTATTTTATGAAAAAAGCGGAAATGGTCCGTCTTTGATCCTGCTGCATGGCAACGGGGAAACGCATCGTATTTTTAATAAAACGATCCGCAGGCTCTCTGAATCTTATACGGTTTACGCGATTGACAGCAGAGGCCATGGAGAAAGTGAAACAGTAAAAGACATCAGCTACCAATTAATGACTGATGACATCGCCTGCTTCATTAAAAAATTGCAGATTGACCGGCCCATATTAGTCGGTTTCAGTGATGGCGGCATCGTCGGCCTCTTGCTGGCAGGGCAGTATACTGGACTATTATCAAAGCTGATCGTCTGCGGTGCCAATTTAAATCCTTCAGGCATCAGATCAAACTACCTCTTTCTTTTTAGGTTAGCCTATTTGATCACGAGAGACCGGAAGATCGGCCTGATGCTTCGAGAGCCAGATATCTCCGCTGATGATCTAAAAAAAGTAAAGCTTCCTGTCCTCGTTCTGGCAGGAAGCAAAGATTTGATCAAGGCCGATCATACCCGGTATATAGCTGAACATTTGCCTAACAGTACACTGCAATTACTGGATGGAGAAAATCATACCAGTTATGCCGTCCACTCAGAAAAATTATATCGGACTATTTTGCCCTTTTTAAAACAGTGAAATGAAGCAGAATTTTTTTATAACACCTGAACATGCTTCATTTAACATCGTTTAAATCAAAATGTTGTTCTTTCCGTAACTCCAACAAATAAGAAATGATTTCTCTTCTTCTGATAATGCCAATAAATACCCCTAAGTCATCCACGATCGGTACAAAGTTCTGCCTCAGGGACGTCTCAATGATATCGTCGACTTCGACATCGATCGAGATCGCTTTGATGTCCCTGTACCTTGGAACCTCTTTCAGCAAAACCTCCCGGGTTCCCTGAAAATCAAGCCCTTCATTATCCCTTAATTCCCACAAAAGGTCTCCTTCGGTCAGCGTGCCTACATAAATCCCTTTTTTGTTCAAAACCGGGATCGAAGAATAACGGTAATGCTCCATTTTTTCCATGGCCTGACGCATCGTCCAATAATCGTATACAAATTTGACTTCGCTTTTTGGTGTGATCAAAAAAGCAGCATTCATCACATATCCACTCCTGACTGGCAAAAATCTCTCACAATAGTCTTTCGTGATCATAGTATACGCTTTGTGCATGAGTTATGAAAACGTTTCATTACAAGTTGAAGACTTTTATGTTATAACTTTTTTAAACCCTTATTGAGCTGTATCGCTACGTTTCTATTGTACAGGAAGGAAAAAAACCAGATCAAGAGATACAGAGATAAAAATGAAAATAGCGGCCAGAAGATAAAGGAATAACCAGTCTGGAACCAGCCAAGCCATTGTCCGGCAATCATAAATCCAATGATCATGAGCAGAAAGTGCAATCCGGTCCGCCAAAATAGAAAAAGGGCAACCCTTTCTTTCCGCAGATTTTTCTTCCCCGATTCGAAAACAAATGAAATAATGCCGCAATACGCTCCGAAAGCCATCGACCCGAGCAGTTCTTTAAGCATTAATCCCGTACTGAGTACCGGAAGTCGGAGACGCAGTGCAATGATCAAATAAACAGCGGTTGAAACGGCTCCAATACCAAAACCGATCAATACATTCCGAAATATTTTCAATAAGTGAGCGATCCAAGCCATCCTTTTTACCTCCTTAAAAAAGTCTTTTTTTGAGATCAGCGACATATTTTCTAGACACAGTCTCTTTCCACTCATTCTTAAAATTCAGCATCAGATTACCGCTGAAACCCGCCTCAAAGAAATCCATCCAATCGATGTTTGCGAGGCAGTATTTCGATATGCGTATGAATCGGCCGGAGTTGGCATGTGTTTCAAAGTATTTCAGAGATTGTTTATAAAAATACTTTCTTTTTCTGGAAACGGCTACAATCTTTCCGTTCTCAGTCATTAGATGTGACACTTGCTGCAACGGTAAAATGTACTGACGGTCATCTCGCACGACCGCGATAGTGCCCTTTGATTCGTCGGTTTCAACGATTTTCCGGATTCGCTCCACTTTTTCCGTCACTCGCCGTATATGCATGACAACCTGCTCCTCAAGCAACTCCGGATCGATGTCTATATTCAGTTTCAACTGAACCCCTCCTTCCCTTTACCTGCATTTTAGCAGTTTCAGGTGGGGAAGAACCGTGTTCTCCGTAACATGTCGGATTTTTAGATTGAGAGGCCGATTTACAAAATAAACCGGTAGTCTGGATGATTTGATTTCGTTTTCAAGTTGATACTTGTATTCCCGTGTCTTTATACCAAGGTCACGAAAAACCCTGATACTAATTTTTTTGACCAACAGCAGCTTCTATAATTATACCCATGAAGAAATGGTGCTTTGCTAAAAATCCTTTATTGGTACAGATTTTCAGACACCTTGTTATAATTTTCCGGGAATCTAGGTTGATAAGCATAAAAAAACATAGCGTGGATGGCTATGTTTTTTTATTTCAAATATTTATGATCTTATTGAAACTAGGCTGACTGCTTGATTAATTTTAAATCAGTGCTTTGACAGCATGGAGTGCTGCCTCGTAATCCGGATGCTCTTGCATTTCTTTAACATACTGAACATACCGGATCGTATTATGTTCATCAAGGACGAAAATGGAACGCATGTCCAGCTGAAGTTCCTTGATCAGAACGCCGTAACTCTGGCCAAAGGAACGGAATTTATAGTCTGACAGGGTGTCCAGATTGTCAATTCCGGCAACCGTGCAGAAGCGGCTCTGTGCAAAGGGCAGATCCACAGAGATGGTCAAAACAGCAACAAGTTCACCAAGTTTTGCGGCTTCCTCATTGAAACGGCGTGTCTGGGCGTCACAGACCTTCGTATCCAGCGAAGGAACAACAGAAATTAATTTAATTTTTCCTTCGTAATCCGAGAGACCGGCTTCCGTAGTCAGATCTTTGTTGATTCTGAAATCTGGGGCCTGTTCGCCCACCATTAATTCCGGGCCGATCAAAGTAATTGGACTGCCGCCAACCGTTGCAACTCCCGTACGTTCCTCGGTCATTGGATATTCCTCCTTATTTTTTGTTACACGTCCGTGATTAGCATCAGATAGTATGCCTACTTCAAATGTACAAAATGAGAATGGAATCCGTCAACAGATCTGATCGTTCCACACGCATAAATTACAGTTTAAAACTTATTTAACCGCTCGCAGAAAAAGGAGACAATTATTAGAGACCCAGCAGCATAACTCAGCCTTTGTATTCATAAAGTGCCGACTGGCCGCCAAAATCGTTTTGGCTACCGGAATTCTGACTGAACCATTGGCTGGCCGGTACTTTCACACAGTATTTCTGTATCCATGCCGTGACACTCGGATTCTGCGCTCCATCCTGTCCGCTAGAAATCAGGAAATATTTTATTTCTCCCGCTTTGACCATTTTTTCCAGCTTGGTCACATTCATTGCAGGATCACTGCCCTGGAAGCCGCCCATGGTCATAACCGCATAATTTGTCTTAAGCATGATCGAATAGGCTGACTGCGCTCTCTGAACAGCTAGAATGAATTTCTCTCCATGATCATTTTTTTCAAGATAACTGAGCAGCTTGTTATCTACCTGCCCGCCCATTCCGAAACCGAAATTACCTTGCCGTCCTGCACCTGCATTGCGGCGGAAATTAAAGTCTCCATTCATCCTACTTCCGCTTTTGTTTCCGTTCCACTGCTGAAATGTTTCTGATCCCTGCTGAGCTATTTGATTCCGGCCGTCGCCTGCAAAGTTCATTGAACGTCCATCACCCATTTGCTGTGGAAATCCGCCCATTGCCCCGGCAGTCACCGAACTCGGTCCGGCCGAAGGAATGGAACTGTTTGTCTGGTTCAATACTGCGGGCATGGTCCAATAGAAAGGCGGAAGAAGCAAAGCACACAAACCTGCAATAGCAAGCCCCCGCTTGGCCCCCTGTTGATTGCTCGTCCGCCAGATCAGCCCAAATACAAGACACAGAACCCCGGCAACCGCCGTGAGTGCCGTCCAAACCGAAGAGATGTTGTTTTGATAGAAGATCAGTGCTTCAAATAACAGGGTGATACAGGCAGCCACCGGCAGAAGCAGGCTGGTCCAGGAATTCCTTTCCAGCTTAAAGAAGGACCACAGCGTGATGGCTTCAATTCCCACTAGTGCGGC
This genomic window contains:
- a CDS encoding alpha/beta fold hydrolase, coding for MKIKVNDVTLFYEKSGNGPSLILLHGNGETHRIFNKTIRRLSESYTVYAIDSRGHGESETVKDISYQLMTDDIACFIKKLQIDRPILVGFSDGGIVGLLLAGQYTGLLSKLIVCGANLNPSGIRSNYLFLFRLAYLITRDRKIGLMLREPDISADDLKKVKLPVLVLAGSKDLIKADHTRYIAEHLPNSTLQLLDGENHTSYAVHSEKLYRTILPFLKQ
- a CDS encoding CBS domain-containing protein, whose product is MNAAFLITPKSEVKFVYDYWTMRQAMEKMEHYRYSSIPVLNKKGIYVGTLTEGDLLWELRDNEGLDFQGTREVLLKEVPRYRDIKAISIDVEVDDIIETSLRQNFVPIVDDLGVFIGIIRRREIISYLLELRKEQHFDLNDVK
- a CDS encoding DUF3021 family protein; translated protein: MAWIAHLLKIFRNVLIGFGIGAVSTAVYLIIALRLRLPVLSTGLMLKELLGSMAFGAYCGIISFVFESGKKNLRKERVALFLFWRTGLHFLLMIIGFMIAGQWLGWFQTGYSFIFWPLFSFLSLYLLIWFFSFLYNRNVAIQLNKGLKKL
- a CDS encoding LytTR family DNA-binding domain-containing protein, translating into MKLNIDIDPELLEEQVVMHIRRVTEKVERIRKIVETDESKGTIAVVRDDRQYILPLQQVSHLMTENGKIVAVSRKRKYFYKQSLKYFETHANSGRFIRISKYCLANIDWMDFFEAGFSGNLMLNFKNEWKETVSRKYVADLKKRLF
- the tpx gene encoding thiol peroxidase → MTEERTGVATVGGSPITLIGPELMVGEQAPDFRINKDLTTEAGLSDYEGKIKLISVVPSLDTKVCDAQTRRFNEEAAKLGELVAVLTISVDLPFAQSRFCTVAGIDNLDTLSDYKFRSFGQSYGVLIKELQLDMRSIFVLDEHNTIRYVQYVKEMQEHPDYEAALHAVKALI